From the Homo sapiens chromosome 1, GRCh38.p14 Primary Assembly genome, one window contains:
- the RXFP4 gene encoding relaxin-3 receptor 2 has product MPTLNTSASPPTFFWANASGGSVLSADDAPMPVKFLALRLMVALAYGLVGAIGLLGNLAVLWVLSNCARRAPGPPSDTFVFNLALADLGLALTLPFWAAESALDFHWPFGGALCKMVLTATVLNVYASIFLITALSVARYWVVAMAAGPGTHLSLFWARIATLAVWAAAALVTVPTAVFGVEGEVCGVRLCLLRFPSRYWLGAYQLQRVVLAFMVPLGVITTSYLLLLAFLQRRQRRRQDSRVVARSVRILVASFFLCWFPNHVVTLWGVLVKFDLVPWNSTFYTIQTYVFPVTTCLAHSNSCLNPVLYCLLRREPRQALAGTFRDLRLRLWPQGGGWVQQVALKQVGRRWVASNPRESRPSTLLTNLDRGTPG; this is encoded by the coding sequence ATGCCCACACTCAATACTTCTGCCTCTCCACCCACATTCTTCTGGGCCAATGCCTCCGGAGGCAGTGTGCTGAGTGCTGATGATGCTCCGATGCCTGTCAAATTCCTAGCCCTGAGGCTCATGGTTGCCCTGGCCTATGGGCTTGTGGGGGCCATTGGCTTGCTGGGAAATTTGGCGGTGCTGTGGGTACTGAGTAACTGTGCCCGGAGAGCCCCTGGCCCACCTTCAGACACCTTCGTCTTCAACCTGGCTCTGGCGGACCTGGGACTGGCACTCACTCTCCCCTTTTGGGCAGCCGAGTCGGCACTGGACTTTCACTGGCCCTTCGGAGGTGCCCTCTGCAAGATGGTTCTGACGGCCACTGTCCTCAACGTCTATGCCAGCATCTTCCTCATCACAGCGCTGAGCGTTGCTCGCTACTGGGTGGTGGCCATGGCTGCGGGGCCAGGCACCCACCTCTCACTCTTCTGGGCCCGAATAGCCACCCTGGCAGTGTGGGCGGCGGCTGCCCTGGTGACGGTGCCCACAGCTGTCTTCGGGGTGGAGGGTGAGGTGTGTGGTGTGCGCCTTTGCCTGCTGCGTTTCCCCAGCAGGTACTGGCTGGGGGCCTACCAGCTGCAGAGGGTGGTGCTGGCTTTCATGGTGCCCTTGGGCGTCATCACCACCAGCTACCTGCTGCTGCTGGCCTTCCTGCAGCGGCGGCAACGGCGGCGGCAGGACAGCAGGGTCGTGGCCCGCTCTGTCCGCATCCTGGtggcttccttcttcctctgctgGTTTCCCAACCATGTGGTCACTCTCTGGGGTGTCCTGGTGAAGTTTGACCTGGTGCCCTGGAACAGTACTTTCTATACTATCCAGACGTATGTCTTCCCTGTCACTACTTGCTTGGCACACAGCAATAGCTGCCTCAACCCTGTGCTGTACTGTCTCCTGAGGCGGGAGCCCCGGCAGGCTCTGGCAGGCACCTTCAGGGATCTGCGGTTGAGGCTGTGGCCCCAGGGCGGAGGCTGGGTGCAACAGGTGGCCCTAAAGCAGGTAGGCAGGCGGTGGGTCGCAAGCAACCCCCGGGAGAGCCGCCCTTCTACCCTGCTCACCAACCTGGACAGAGGGACACCCGGGTGA